A genomic region of Mesorhizobium sp. NZP2077 contains the following coding sequences:
- a CDS encoding OmpP1/FadL family transporter — MNNLRLKALLGAGCFSLALIGAVMHPAHAGGLERGGYDIDLLFDPAQVATEAEATYVMPDRKYENARGPGGANLGWGTSADGAEGYWVPRIGVKAQVVQGVDCMFDYSQPWGAHVAPGVWNGAFSNMETDIKSDNYAGTCSYKMDAGKGQLRFIGGVFYQKVYGYKESLVSPFVPDFGGTGRVDLTSNGWGWRAGLAYEIPDIALRASLVYNSKVKLDNISGTLDLTNVGGPVIPIYGSTQYMPDVVELKLQSGIAPGWLAFGSIKWVNWSVLQSVPICAVGTPSALCVTGDKVHSAQLTSLDLMYRDGWTVTGGIGHKFNDQWAAAGQLSWDRGTSHGYGSQTDTWTLGGGVAYTPKPNIEIRLAGAIGVLTSGHSGMVVGDNGYVAGDDASYDFGNDLVTAFSGGIKIKF; from the coding sequence GCTGTTCGATCCGGCGCAGGTCGCGACCGAGGCGGAAGCGACCTATGTGATGCCGGATCGCAAGTACGAGAATGCGAGGGGGCCGGGCGGAGCCAATCTCGGCTGGGGCACCTCGGCCGACGGCGCCGAGGGCTATTGGGTACCCCGCATCGGCGTCAAGGCCCAGGTTGTGCAGGGCGTCGACTGTATGTTCGACTATTCGCAGCCCTGGGGGGCCCATGTTGCGCCCGGCGTCTGGAACGGTGCGTTTTCCAATATGGAGACCGACATCAAGAGCGACAACTACGCGGGCACCTGCTCGTACAAGATGGATGCGGGGAAGGGTCAACTTCGCTTCATCGGCGGCGTCTTTTACCAGAAGGTCTACGGCTACAAGGAAAGCCTTGTGTCGCCCTTTGTGCCCGATTTCGGGGGCACGGGTCGCGTCGACTTGACGAGCAATGGCTGGGGCTGGCGTGCCGGCCTTGCTTACGAAATACCAGACATCGCATTGCGGGCGAGCCTCGTCTACAATTCGAAGGTCAAGCTCGACAACATCTCGGGCACTCTCGATCTGACGAATGTCGGCGGCCCCGTCATCCCGATTTACGGCTCTACCCAGTACATGCCGGATGTGGTCGAGCTGAAATTACAGTCGGGAATTGCGCCCGGATGGCTCGCCTTTGGCTCGATCAAATGGGTCAATTGGAGCGTTTTGCAAAGCGTCCCGATTTGTGCGGTGGGTACTCCTTCTGCACTGTGCGTCACGGGCGACAAAGTTCATTCAGCCCAGTTGACCTCTCTCGACCTGATGTATCGTGACGGCTGGACGGTTACAGGCGGTATTGGCCACAAGTTCAACGATCAGTGGGCGGCCGCCGGCCAGCTTTCCTGGGATCGTGGCACCTCGCACGGCTATGGCTCTCAGACCGATACGTGGACGCTGGGTGGCGGCGTGGCCTACACCCCGAAGCCCAATATCGAAATTCGTTTGGCAGGTGCGATCGGAGTGTTGACCAGCGGCCATTCCGGCATGGTGGTCGGAGACAATGGTTATGTTGCCGGCGACGATGCCAGCTATGACTTCGGCAATGATCTGGTTACGGCGTTTTCCGGGGGCATCAAGATCAAGTTCTAA
- the ilvD gene encoding dihydroxy-acid dehydratase yields MDAKVISKAKLPSRHVTVGPARAPHRSYLYAMGLSAAEIAQPLVGVASCWNEAAPCNISLMRQAQVVKKGVAAANGTPREFCTITVTDGIAMGHQGMKSSLVSREVIADSVELTMRGHCYDALVGLAGCDKSLPGMMMAMVRLNVPSIFIYGGSILPGSYHGRQITVQDVFEAVGQHSVGKIDDAELLEIEQVACPSAGSCGAQFTANTMATVAEAIGLALPYSCGAPAPYEMRDRFNFASGEKIMELIAKNIRPRDIVTLKALENAATVVSATGGSTNAALHLPAIAHEAGIKFDLFDVAKIFEKTPYIADLKPGGKYVAKDMFEAGGIPLLMKTLLDHGYLHGDCLTVTGRTLAENMEHVAWNEHQDVVRPANRPITQTGGVVGLKGNLAPEGAIVKVAGMTELKFSGPARCFDSEEECFEAVTHRNYREGEVLVIRYEGPRGGPGMREMLSTTAALYGQGMGGKVALITDGRFSGATRGFCIGHVGPEAAVGGPIGLIRDGDVISIDAVNGTIEVALTEAELAARAKTWKARTTDYQSGAIWKYAQTVGSARDGAVTHPGGAKETHCYADI; encoded by the coding sequence ATGGACGCCAAAGTCATTTCAAAGGCTAAGCTCCCTAGCCGCCATGTGACTGTCGGTCCGGCGCGTGCGCCGCACCGGTCCTACCTCTATGCCATGGGCCTGTCGGCTGCTGAGATCGCGCAGCCGCTGGTCGGCGTCGCCTCCTGCTGGAACGAAGCCGCACCATGCAACATCTCGCTGATGCGCCAGGCGCAGGTGGTCAAGAAGGGTGTCGCGGCGGCCAACGGTACGCCGCGCGAATTCTGCACCATCACCGTCACCGACGGCATCGCCATGGGCCACCAGGGCATGAAGTCGTCGCTGGTGTCGCGTGAGGTCATTGCCGATTCGGTCGAACTCACCATGCGTGGCCATTGCTATGATGCGCTGGTCGGGCTGGCCGGCTGCGACAAGTCGCTGCCCGGCATGATGATGGCCATGGTGCGGCTCAACGTGCCGTCGATCTTCATCTATGGCGGCTCGATCCTGCCCGGCAGCTATCACGGCCGCCAGATCACCGTGCAGGATGTGTTCGAGGCGGTTGGCCAGCACTCTGTCGGCAAAATCGACGATGCCGAGCTTCTTGAAATCGAGCAGGTAGCCTGCCCGTCGGCCGGTTCCTGCGGCGCCCAGTTCACCGCCAACACCATGGCCACCGTTGCCGAGGCGATTGGTCTCGCGCTGCCCTATTCCTGCGGTGCGCCGGCCCCTTATGAAATGCGTGACCGTTTCAATTTCGCCTCCGGCGAAAAGATCATGGAACTGATCGCCAAAAACATCCGGCCGCGTGACATCGTCACGCTGAAGGCACTGGAGAATGCGGCGACCGTGGTTTCCGCCACCGGCGGCTCGACCAACGCAGCCCTGCATCTGCCGGCGATTGCGCATGAGGCAGGCATCAAATTCGATCTCTTCGACGTCGCAAAGATTTTCGAGAAGACGCCTTACATCGCCGACCTCAAGCCGGGCGGCAAATATGTCGCCAAGGACATGTTCGAGGCCGGCGGCATTCCGCTGTTGATGAAGACGCTGCTCGACCATGGCTATCTGCATGGCGATTGCCTGACGGTCACTGGCCGCACTTTGGCCGAAAACATGGAACATGTTGCCTGGAATGAACATCAGGATGTGGTCCGCCCGGCCAACAGACCAATTACCCAAACCGGCGGTGTCGTGGGGTTGAAGGGAAACCTCGCCCCCGAAGGCGCGATCGTGAAGGTCGCGGGCATGACGGAGTTGAAATTCTCCGGCCCGGCGCGCTGCTTCGATTCGGAAGAGGAATGTTTCGAGGCGGTGACGCATCGCAACTACAGGGAAGGCGAGGTTCTCGTCATTCGCTACGAAGGACCACGCGGCGGCCCGGGTATGCGCGAGATGCTGTCGACGACGGCGGCACTCTACGGCCAGGGCATGGGCGGCAAGGTGGCGCTGATCACCGACGGCCGCTTCTCGGGCGCGACACGCGGGTTCTGCATCGGCCATGTCGGGCCGGAAGCAGCCGTTGGCGGCCCGATCGGCCTCATCCGGGATGGCGACGTGATTTCGATCGATGCCGTGAACGGCACGATCGAGGTGGCGCTGACCGAGGCCGAACTGGCGGCGCGGGCCAAGACCTGGAAGGCACGTACGACCGACTACCAGTCGGGCGCGATTTGGAAATACGCACAGACGGTCGGGTCTGCCCGCGACGGCGCGGTCACCCATCCGGGCGGTGCGAAAGAAACACACTGCTATGCGGATATCTGA
- a CDS encoding tetratricopeptide repeat protein: protein MRISELLKSTPELLRSSVLPALVAVAIFGAVGQALAFDDKVFDDKTGVKPQSSPWAVFQFGFSAYKNGHKEQAAEAYKYAAENGQIGATWKLARMYAEGDGVARDDYEAFKFFSEIVDQDVEPGSPEESYVSDALVALGDYLRTGIPGSPVTENEVAAQEYYMRAAANYRNPNAQFEMGQMFLKGEGGVKASVKQAGRWFQLAAEKGHAGAQATLGHLLFQSGKIVRGLAMMTAALERASPADQPWIRGMQEEAFAAAGEADRRTAISLADDILTKGTANTEQ, encoded by the coding sequence ATGCGGATATCTGAGTTGTTGAAGTCAACACCAGAGTTGTTGAGGTCATCTGTCCTTCCGGCACTGGTCGCTGTCGCGATCTTTGGCGCCGTGGGCCAGGCTTTGGCCTTCGACGACAAGGTGTTCGACGACAAGACCGGCGTGAAGCCGCAGTCGAGCCCCTGGGCGGTGTTCCAGTTTGGCTTCTCCGCTTACAAGAACGGCCACAAGGAACAGGCCGCCGAAGCCTACAAATACGCCGCCGAAAACGGCCAGATCGGCGCCACTTGGAAGCTTGCCCGCATGTATGCCGAGGGCGACGGCGTGGCGCGCGACGACTATGAGGCGTTCAAGTTCTTCTCCGAGATCGTCGACCAGGATGTCGAGCCCGGTTCGCCGGAAGAAAGCTATGTCTCCGACGCGCTGGTGGCGCTCGGCGATTATCTGCGCACGGGTATCCCCGGCAGCCCGGTCACCGAGAACGAGGTGGCGGCCCAGGAATATTACATGCGCGCCGCCGCCAACTACCGCAACCCGAACGCCCAGTTCGAGATGGGACAGATGTTCCTGAAGGGCGAGGGCGGCGTGAAGGCCAGCGTCAAGCAGGCCGGGCGCTGGTTCCAGCTCGCCGCCGAGAAGGGCCATGCCGGCGCCCAGGCGACACTTGGCCATCTCTTGTTCCAGAGCGGCAAGATCGTTCGCGGCCTGGCGATGATGACCGCGGCACTCGAACGCGCGTCGCCGGCCGACCAGCCCTGGATCCGCGGCATGCAGGAAGAAGCCTTCGCCGCAGCCGGCGAAGCCGACCGGCGCACGGCGATTTCTCTGGCGGATGACATCCTGACCAAGGGCACCGCCAACACGGAACAGTAG
- the xth gene encoding exodeoxyribonuclease III codes for MKIVTWNINGVRARLGNLTHWLTESAPDIVCLQEIKTVDEQFPRAEIEALGYNVETHGQKGFNGVALLSKLRFDEVNRGLPGDDTDEQARFIEGVFSTDKGALRVVSLYLPNGNPIDDEKKFPYKLSWMARLERWAEERLRLEEALVLAGDYNVIPEPIDARFPENWLGDALFQPQTRQAFRRLLNLGFTEAVRAVTDAPDTYTFWDYQAGAWQKNNGIRIDHLLLSPEAANRFSSASIEKHVRAWEKPSDHVPVAIDLALQSA; via the coding sequence ATGAAAATCGTCACCTGGAACATCAACGGCGTTCGCGCCCGCCTCGGCAACCTCACCCATTGGCTGACCGAAAGCGCGCCCGACATCGTCTGCCTCCAGGAGATCAAGACGGTCGACGAGCAGTTCCCGCGCGCCGAGATCGAGGCGCTGGGCTACAATGTCGAAACCCATGGCCAGAAGGGTTTCAACGGCGTGGCGCTGCTGTCGAAGCTGCGCTTTGACGAAGTCAATCGCGGCCTGCCGGGCGACGACACCGACGAGCAGGCGCGCTTCATCGAAGGCGTGTTCTCGACCGACAAGGGCGCGCTGCGGGTCGTCTCGCTCTATCTGCCGAACGGCAACCCGATCGATGACGAGAAAAAGTTCCCCTACAAGCTGTCCTGGATGGCGCGGTTGGAGCGCTGGGCCGAAGAACGACTAAGGCTGGAAGAGGCACTGGTGCTGGCCGGCGACTACAATGTCATTCCCGAGCCGATCGACGCGCGGTTTCCGGAGAACTGGCTGGGCGACGCGCTGTTCCAGCCGCAGACACGGCAAGCCTTCCGCCGGCTGCTCAACCTCGGTTTCACCGAAGCGGTGCGCGCGGTCACCGATGCGCCCGACACCTACACCTTCTGGGATTATCAGGCCGGCGCCTGGCAGAAGAACAACGGCATCCGCATCGATCATCTGCTGCTGTCGCCGGAAGCCGCCAACCGATTCTCGTCGGCCTCGATCGAGAAGCATGTGCGCGCCTGGGAAAAGCCATCTGATCACGTGCCGGTGGCGATCGATCTCGCGCTACAGTCGGCCTGA
- a CDS encoding VOC family protein: MPGIGAVRQVALSAGRNLDSTLAFWRDVLGMGVHARYDPPGIAFIMAGDVRLLFTDGVPAGTVYLDIAGLEAFHAEAKASGVPFTAPPALVHRDTEGTFGPAGESEWMAFLKDPAGNTIGLVERHPPQEE, translated from the coding sequence ATGCCTGGCATAGGCGCGGTCCGTCAGGTCGCGCTGTCGGCAGGACGCAACCTTGATTCGACGCTGGCCTTCTGGCGCGATGTCCTTGGCATGGGTGTTCACGCCCGCTACGATCCCCCCGGTATCGCCTTCATCATGGCGGGCGATGTGCGTCTGCTATTCACCGACGGTGTGCCGGCCGGCACGGTCTATCTCGACATTGCGGGCCTCGAGGCTTTCCACGCCGAGGCGAAAGCCTCGGGCGTCCCCTTCACCGCGCCGCCAGCGCTTGTCCATCGCGACACCGAAGGCACATTCGGCCCGGCGGGGGAAAGCGAGTGGATGGCCTTCCTAAAGGACCCGGCAGGCAATACGATCGGCCTCGTCGAACGCCACCCGCCGCAGGAAGAATAG
- the erpA gene encoding iron-sulfur cluster insertion protein ErpA produces the protein MGADAKTAMKVDMTEAAAKRIAKIVSGEAGKTALRVSVEGGGCSGFSYKFDLVDARNDDDVAIEKDGATVLIDDLSLVYMGGSVIDFVDDLMGQSFQIRNPNAVASCGCGTSFSI, from the coding sequence ATGGGCGCGGATGCCAAGACTGCCATGAAAGTCGATATGACCGAGGCCGCGGCCAAGCGGATCGCCAAGATTGTCTCTGGCGAGGCCGGCAAAACGGCGCTGCGCGTTTCCGTCGAAGGCGGCGGCTGCTCGGGCTTTTCCTACAAGTTTGACCTGGTCGACGCCCGCAACGACGACGACGTCGCCATCGAGAAGGACGGCGCCACGGTGCTGATCGACGATCTGTCGCTGGTCTATATGGGCGGTTCGGTGATCGACTTCGTCGACGATCTGATGGGCCAGTCCTTCCAGATCCGCAATCCGAACGCTGTCGCCTCCTGTGGCTGCGGCACGAGCTTCTCCATCTAG
- a CDS encoding deoxyguanosinetriphosphate triphosphohydrolase: MTNELGDIGFGYRPRATYATDPARSRGRLFDEVESPTRTPFQRDRDRIIHSTAFRRLKHKTQVFIAHEGDHYRTRLTHSIEVAQIARALARALRGDEDLAEAVALVHDFGHTPFGHTGEDALNDKMAAWGGFDHNAQSLRIVTRLEARYAEFDGLNLTWETLEGLVKHNGPLTDAGGKGLKGPVPQAIRDYSELQDLELDRFAGIEAQCAAIADDIAYNTHDIDDGLRAGLLTLDMLKTVSLPGSILAGVRERYPVLDDVRTGHELMRRQITAMVEDVIVSATANLERVGPRSADAVREAGETMVTFSAEMAEAEKELKAFLYKHLYRHKEVMRVRAGAEQIVRDLFDVYFADPRAMPDGWREGLDRAEDRIKARSVADFLAGMTDTYALKEHRRLFDRTPDLS, translated from the coding sequence ATGACCAATGAGTTGGGCGACATCGGATTCGGCTATCGGCCGCGCGCGACCTATGCCACTGATCCAGCGCGCTCGCGTGGCCGGCTGTTCGATGAGGTCGAGAGCCCGACCCGCACGCCGTTCCAGCGCGACCGCGACCGCATCATCCATTCGACGGCCTTCCGGCGGCTCAAGCACAAGACGCAGGTCTTCATCGCCCATGAAGGCGACCACTATCGCACAAGGCTGACGCATTCGATCGAGGTGGCACAGATCGCGCGTGCGCTGGCGCGAGCGCTGCGCGGCGACGAGGATCTGGCCGAGGCGGTGGCGCTGGTGCATGATTTCGGCCACACCCCCTTCGGCCATACCGGCGAGGACGCGCTGAACGACAAGATGGCGGCCTGGGGCGGTTTTGATCACAACGCGCAGTCGCTACGCATCGTGACGCGGCTGGAAGCGCGCTATGCCGAATTCGACGGGCTGAACTTGACCTGGGAGACGCTGGAGGGCCTGGTCAAGCACAATGGCCCGCTGACGGACGCCGGCGGCAAAGGCCTGAAAGGGCCGGTGCCGCAAGCGATCCGCGATTATTCGGAGCTGCAGGATCTCGAACTCGACCGGTTCGCCGGCATCGAGGCGCAGTGCGCGGCAATTGCCGACGACATCGCCTACAACACGCATGACATCGATGACGGCCTGCGGGCAGGGCTGCTGACGCTCGATATGCTGAAAACGGTCTCGCTGCCGGGGTCGATCCTGGCGGGGGTCCGCGAGCGCTATCCGGTGCTTGATGACGTGCGCACCGGCCATGAGCTGATGCGGCGGCAGATCACCGCCATGGTCGAGGATGTTATAGTCTCGGCGACCGCCAATCTGGAGCGTGTCGGGCCGCGCAGCGCCGATGCGGTGAGGGAGGCGGGTGAGACGATGGTGACCTTTTCCGCCGAGATGGCCGAGGCCGAGAAGGAACTGAAGGCCTTTCTCTACAAGCACCTCTACCGGCACAAGGAGGTGATGCGGGTGCGCGCCGGCGCCGAGCAGATCGTCAGGGACCTGTTCGACGTCTATTTCGCCGATCCGCGTGCCATGCCGGACGGCTGGCGTGAGGGGCTGGACAGGGCCGAGGATCGCATCAAGGCGCGCAGTGTGGCCGATTTCCTGGCAGGGATGACCGACACCTATGCGCTCAAGGAACACAGGCGTTTGTTTGACCGCACCCCGGATTTGAGCTAG
- the argS gene encoding arginine--tRNA ligase, whose protein sequence is MNIFADFTARVTKAVEALDLKDKDGVSPDLSRIAVEPPRDPSHGDLATNAAMVLAKPTGQNPRALAERLALALRDDKDVAAVEVAGPGFVNLRLKDGFWQAHLTALLGQGRDYGRSTIGAGRKTNVEFVSANPTGPMHVGHCRGAVVGDALANLMAFAGYDVTKEYIINDAGGQIDVLGRSVILRYREALGDEIGEIPPGLYPGDYLVPLGQALAKELGRSLLQMPDDEALAIVKDRAIDAMMAMIRDDLALLNVHHDVFFSERTLHADNARKIRLAINDLTLKGHIYKGKLPPPKGEKPDDWEDREQTLFRSTAVGDDMDRALVKSDGAFTYFAADVAYLKDKVDRGFVDLIYVLGADHGGYVKRLEALARAIAGDEVKLTVLLCNLVKLFRDGEPVRMGKRAGNFITAREVIEEVGRDAVRFMMLFRKNDAPLDFDFAKVTEQSKDNPVFYVQYASARCHSVFRQASEQLGEVNFDRNSLSAAAALLTDEGEIGLIRKLAEYPRLIESAALALEPHRLAFYLYDLASSFHGHWNRGTDNPDLRFVKVNDRKLTHARLGLVQAVSDVLTSGLTLIGAAAPTEMR, encoded by the coding sequence ATGAACATCTTCGCCGATTTCACCGCGCGAGTCACAAAGGCTGTCGAAGCGCTTGATCTGAAAGACAAGGACGGCGTTTCGCCCGACCTGTCGCGCATTGCCGTCGAACCGCCACGCGACCCCAGCCATGGCGATCTCGCGACCAATGCGGCAATGGTGCTGGCCAAGCCCACCGGCCAGAACCCGCGCGCGCTGGCCGAACGGCTGGCGCTGGCGCTGCGTGATGACAAGGATGTCGCCGCCGTCGAGGTTGCCGGCCCCGGCTTCGTCAATCTCAGGCTCAAGGACGGCTTCTGGCAGGCGCATCTAACCGCGCTGCTCGGGCAGGGCCGCGACTATGGCCGCTCGACGATCGGCGCCGGCCGGAAAACCAATGTCGAATTTGTTTCCGCCAACCCGACCGGGCCGATGCATGTCGGCCATTGCCGGGGTGCTGTTGTCGGCGATGCGCTCGCCAATCTGATGGCCTTCGCCGGCTATGATGTCACCAAAGAATACATCATCAACGATGCCGGCGGACAGATCGACGTGCTCGGCCGCTCAGTTATATTGCGGTATCGGGAGGCGTTGGGCGACGAGATCGGCGAAATTCCGCCAGGCCTTTATCCTGGCGATTATTTGGTTCCTCTTGGCCAAGCATTGGCGAAAGAGTTAGGCCGGAGCCTGCTCCAAATGCCGGATGACGAGGCGCTGGCCATCGTCAAGGACCGCGCCATCGACGCGATGATGGCGATGATCCGCGATGATCTGGCGCTGCTTAACGTGCATCACGACGTGTTCTTCTCCGAACGCACGCTGCACGCCGACAATGCCAGGAAGATCCGCTTGGCGATCAATGACCTGACGCTGAAGGGTCATATCTACAAGGGCAAGCTGCCGCCGCCCAAGGGCGAGAAGCCTGATGACTGGGAAGACCGTGAGCAGACGCTGTTCCGCTCGACCGCGGTCGGCGACGACATGGACCGGGCGCTGGTCAAGTCCGATGGCGCGTTCACCTATTTCGCCGCCGATGTGGCGTATCTGAAGGACAAGGTCGATCGCGGCTTCGTCGACCTGATCTACGTGCTTGGCGCCGACCATGGTGGTTACGTCAAGCGGCTGGAAGCCTTGGCGCGGGCGATTGCCGGCGACGAGGTGAAGCTCACGGTTCTGCTGTGCAATCTGGTCAAGCTGTTTCGCGACGGCGAGCCGGTCCGGATGGGAAAAAGGGCTGGGAATTTCATCACGGCGCGGGAAGTTATTGAAGAGGTGGGCCGCGACGCGGTGCGCTTCATGATGCTGTTCCGCAAGAACGATGCGCCGCTCGACTTCGACTTTGCCAAGGTTACCGAGCAGTCGAAGGACAATCCGGTGTTTTATGTGCAGTACGCCTCGGCGCGCTGCCATTCGGTGTTCCGGCAGGCCAGCGAGCAGCTGGGCGAGGTGAATTTCGATCGCAACAGCCTCTCCGCCGCGGCGGCTTTGCTGACCGACGAGGGCGAGATCGGCCTGATCCGCAAGCTCGCTGAATATCCGCGCCTGATCGAGTCCGCCGCTCTTGCGCTGGAGCCACATCGGCTGGCATTTTATCTCTACGATCTGGCTTCCAGCTTCCACGGACACTGGAACCGGGGCACGGATAATCCGGACTTACGGTTTGTTAAGGTTAACGATCGTAAATTGACGCATGCCAGACTAGGGCTGGTGCAGGCTGTTTCGGACGTTCTCACGTCCGGCCTGACGCTGATCGGGGCCGCCGCGCCCACCGAAATGCGTTAG